The following proteins are co-located in the Opitutaceae bacterium genome:
- the tkt gene encoding transketolase translates to MTLQTLLLAKAANQARGLAMDAIHAAQSGHLGLPLGAAEIGAVLYGHALQHNPERPRWINRDRFVLSAGHGSMFLYAWLHLSGYDLSMDDLKRFRQLGSRTPGHPEFHDTPGVEATTGPLGQGIGNEVGLAVSAKMAAAHYNTAEHTILDYHVVALAGDGCMQEGVAMEAVSFAGHQKLDNLILIYDSNDVTLDAMANKTQSENTAARFKAIEWDVQTVDGHDMVAFLKAFNRAKKTKSGRPQLIIAKTVIARGIPEVQGTPKGHGEGGAKFIDAAKTALGLPAEHFFVSDDVRAYFAQHKARLVRGCNKWHKTYKAWREANPDKAAMLDKSQADGPVTAAELLERIPPFAPDSKLATRAAGKAVLQPIAAAMPWVIGGSADLYGSTLNLIADAPDFDPSNRAGRNIRFGIREHAMAAMANGIAYDALFRPSVATFLVFADYSRPAMRLAALSHLPVVYIYTHDSVGVGEDGPTHQPVETVASLRAFPGLDVIRPADPEETAGAFAAAFGRMDGPTLIALTRQAVPMLNEIPVEQRRNGVARGAYIAIRETAPLSTLLLASGSELQYAVAAARILGPGTRVVSVPCFERFNRQPQDYRDAVMPTSVRRRISIEAGVTSPWRQYVGLDGASIGIDRFGMSAPGGTVFKELGITAEAIVAAASKLD, encoded by the coding sequence ATGACCTTACAGACCCTCCTTCTCGCCAAAGCAGCCAACCAAGCCCGTGGCCTTGCCATGGACGCCATTCACGCCGCCCAGTCGGGGCACCTCGGGCTGCCGCTTGGCGCTGCGGAGATCGGAGCCGTGCTGTACGGCCATGCGCTTCAGCACAATCCCGAGCGTCCCCGGTGGATCAACCGCGACCGCTTTGTCCTGTCGGCCGGTCACGGATCCATGTTCCTGTACGCCTGGCTGCATTTGAGCGGTTACGATCTGTCGATGGACGACCTGAAGCGCTTTCGCCAGCTTGGCAGCCGGACGCCTGGACACCCGGAGTTTCACGACACGCCGGGTGTGGAGGCGACGACCGGTCCGTTGGGGCAGGGGATTGGAAATGAAGTCGGGCTTGCCGTGTCCGCGAAGATGGCTGCGGCGCACTACAACACGGCTGAGCACACGATTCTCGACTACCATGTCGTGGCCCTTGCCGGCGACGGTTGCATGCAGGAGGGCGTGGCGATGGAGGCTGTCTCCTTTGCGGGACATCAGAAACTGGACAACCTGATCCTCATATACGATTCGAACGACGTCACGCTCGACGCGATGGCGAACAAGACGCAGAGCGAAAACACCGCGGCGCGATTCAAGGCGATCGAATGGGATGTGCAGACGGTCGATGGACACGACATGGTTGCATTCCTGAAGGCGTTCAATCGGGCGAAGAAGACCAAGTCGGGCAGGCCTCAGTTGATCATTGCAAAGACGGTGATTGCGCGCGGCATTCCCGAGGTGCAGGGCACGCCGAAGGGCCACGGCGAGGGTGGGGCCAAGTTCATCGATGCGGCCAAGACCGCGCTCGGGCTTCCGGCGGAGCATTTCTTTGTGAGCGATGACGTCCGCGCCTATTTTGCCCAGCACAAGGCGCGCCTCGTGCGCGGCTGCAACAAATGGCACAAGACCTACAAGGCGTGGCGCGAGGCGAATCCGGACAAGGCTGCGATGCTCGACAAGTCGCAGGCTGATGGGCCGGTGACGGCGGCGGAGCTGCTTGAGAGGATTCCGCCTTTTGCACCGGATTCAAAGCTCGCAACGCGCGCCGCGGGCAAAGCCGTGCTTCAGCCCATTGCGGCCGCGATGCCATGGGTGATCGGAGGCAGTGCGGATCTCTATGGCTCGACCCTGAACCTGATTGCCGATGCTCCCGACTTCGATCCGTCGAATCGCGCCGGGCGAAACATTCGGTTTGGCATCCGGGAGCACGCCATGGCGGCGATGGCGAACGGAATCGCCTACGATGCCCTTTTCCGTCCTTCCGTTGCGACATTTCTTGTCTTCGCGGATTACTCGCGCCCGGCGATGCGCCTTGCTGCGCTTTCCCACCTCCCCGTCGTGTACATCTACACGCACGACTCGGTGGGTGTTGGCGAGGATGGCCCGACGCACCAGCCGGTGGAAACGGTCGCGTCCCTCCGCGCATTTCCCGGACTCGATGTGATTCGTCCCGCGGATCCGGAGGAGACGGCGGGTGCCTTTGCCGCGGCTTTCGGGCGCATGGATGGGCCCACATTGATAGCCCTGACCCGCCAGGCCGTGCCGATGCTGAACGAAATCCCGGTCGAGCAGCGCAGAAACGGTGTCGCGCGGGGTGCGTACATTGCCATTCGTGAGACCGCGCCGTTGAGCACGCTGCTGCTGGCGAGCGGTTCGGAGCTGCAGTATGCCGTGGCGGCTGCCAGGATTCTGGGACCCGGTACCCGCGTCGTATCGGTACCCTGTTTTGAACGATTCAACCGTCAGCCTCAGGATTATCGTGATGCCGTGATGCCGACATCCGTGCGCCGGCGCATCTCAATCGAGGCGGGAGTCACTTCGCCATGGCGACAGTACGTCGGGCTCGATGGAGCCAGCATCGGCATCGATCGATTTGGCATGAGTGCGCCCGGCGGAACGGTGTTCAAGGAGCTTGGAATCACCGCCGAGGCCATTGTTGCGGCAGCGAGCAAGCTTGATTAA
- the trmD gene encoding tRNA (guanosine(37)-N1)-methyltransferase TrmD, with product MPLSIDILTLFPRMLDGFLAESILGKAIERNLIQVGVHDLRGWATDRHRTADDRPFGGGAGMVLKPDPVFAAIEALQRPESRRIYLTPDGRPFDQAMAERLAGETHILLLSGHYEGIDQRIRDCLIDEEVSIGDYVLTNGTLAAAVVVDAVARLIPGVLGEEKSLTHESFTRKLLDFPQYTRPAEFRGMSVPEVLLSGNHAEIEKWRHARQVEKTRQVRPDLLK from the coding sequence ATGCCGCTCTCCATTGACATCCTGACGCTTTTCCCGCGGATGCTGGATGGCTTTCTTGCTGAAAGCATTCTTGGCAAGGCGATTGAGCGGAATTTGATCCAAGTCGGCGTGCATGACTTGAGAGGATGGGCGACCGATCGCCATCGCACGGCGGATGATCGTCCGTTTGGTGGTGGTGCGGGCATGGTATTGAAGCCTGATCCGGTGTTTGCAGCGATTGAGGCGCTGCAGCGTCCGGAGTCGCGACGGATCTATCTGACACCGGACGGCAGGCCCTTCGATCAAGCGATGGCTGAACGCCTGGCCGGAGAGACGCACATTCTGCTTCTCAGCGGGCATTATGAGGGTATCGACCAGAGGATTCGCGACTGCCTGATCGATGAAGAAGTCTCCATAGGTGACTATGTGCTGACCAATGGCACACTGGCCGCCGCCGTGGTGGTGGATGCGGTTGCGCGGTTGATCCCCGGCGTTCTGGGGGAGGAAAAGTCATTGACGCACGAATCGTTCACCCGCAAGTTGCTCGACTTTCCTCAATATACGCGTCCCGCCGAATTCCGAGGCATGTCCGTTCCCGAAGTTCTCCTTTCGGGCAATCATGCCGAGATAGAAAAGTGGCGGCATGCGAGGCAGGTGGAAAAAACACGCCAGGTCCGACCCGATTTACTCAAGTAA
- a CDS encoding RNA polymerase sigma factor RpoD/SigA, translated as MDLGTSRGSGSIAPSTPSVEAPPSFLERPEPAARETSVPVERSSLQLYLQEIGKTPLLTVQEEIVLAKRIRRGDKAARDHMISANLRLVVKIAMDYKDFGLPLLDLISEGNLGLIKAVERFDPRKGGKLSTYAAWWIKQSIKRALANQSKTIRLPVHLVDKIAKMRRTALAMTESLGREPTDEELAIELQIPTSKVAHLKSVSVRPTSLDAPIGDDSDSGTFGDIVGDENAMSPLESLKERMQSSDLRAMLDALEPREAEIIKLRFGFDGRDELTLEEVGRKFKVTRERIRQLQNIALSKMRKAIARNEAQRTADEIELEDRQRQRMEVIREFIESKTRDGVPASAQVGLN; from the coding sequence ATGGATCTGGGTACGTCACGCGGTTCGGGCTCAATTGCACCCTCCACCCCGTCTGTTGAAGCCCCTCCTTCCTTTCTGGAAAGGCCCGAGCCCGCAGCCCGGGAGACGTCGGTGCCCGTCGAGCGCAGCAGCCTTCAGCTCTATCTTCAGGAAATCGGCAAGACTCCGCTCCTGACTGTCCAGGAAGAGATCGTCCTCGCCAAGCGCATTCGCCGGGGCGACAAGGCGGCCCGCGATCACATGATCTCCGCGAACCTGCGATTGGTCGTGAAGATTGCGATGGACTACAAGGACTTCGGGCTGCCGCTTCTCGACCTCATAAGCGAGGGCAACCTGGGTTTGATCAAGGCAGTGGAACGGTTTGACCCCCGCAAGGGGGGCAAACTCTCCACCTACGCAGCCTGGTGGATCAAGCAGTCGATCAAGCGCGCGCTGGCCAACCAGAGCAAGACCATCCGCCTCCCGGTTCATCTTGTCGACAAGATCGCCAAGATGCGCAGAACGGCGCTGGCCATGACCGAGTCGCTTGGCCGCGAGCCAACGGACGAGGAGCTGGCCATTGAACTTCAGATTCCGACGAGCAAGGTCGCGCATCTCAAGTCAGTCAGCGTTCGTCCAACTTCGCTCGACGCTCCCATTGGGGACGACAGCGATTCGGGCACCTTTGGAGACATTGTCGGCGATGAAAACGCCATGAGTCCGCTCGAGTCGCTGAAGGAACGCATGCAAAGCTCCGACCTGCGCGCGATGCTCGATGCACTTGAGCCCCGCGAGGCGGAAATCATCAAGCTGCGCTTTGGATTCGATGGACGCGACGAACTCACGCTCGAGGAGGTGGGCAGGAAATTCAAGGTCACCCGCGAGCGTATCCGCCAGCTCCAGAACATCGCGCTCTCCAAGATGCGAAAGGCGATCGCCCGCAATGAAGCTCAGCGCACCGCGGATGAAATTGAACTGGAGGACCGCCAGCGCCAGCGCATGGAGGTCATCCGCGAATTCATCGAATCAAAAACCCGCGACGGCGTGCCGGCCTCCGCACAGGTCGGCCTCAACTAG
- the rpsP gene encoding 30S ribosomal protein S16 yields MALSIRLSRIGATHKPIYHVVVAEARSRRDGAAIEMLGTYSPRSKGADALTLKIDRVDYWISKGAKPSSTVHSLAKKVRRAAASAAS; encoded by the coding sequence ATGGCACTCAGTATTCGCCTGTCCCGCATCGGGGCCACCCATAAACCCATCTACCACGTTGTGGTAGCCGAGGCTCGTTCCCGCCGCGATGGTGCCGCCATCGAAATGCTTGGAACCTATTCTCCACGGTCCAAGGGAGCTGACGCATTGACCCTCAAGATTGACCGTGTCGACTATTGGATCAGCAAGGGTGCGAAGCCCTCCTCGACAGTGCATTCGCTCGCCAAGAAGGTCCGCAGGGCGGCTGCATCAGCAGCCTCCTGA
- the ychF gene encoding redox-regulated ATPase YchF encodes MLKAGIVGLPNVGKSTLFNALTRSRKAEAANYPFCTIDPNIGVVTVPDDRLAALQKIAKTSVVIPAAIEFVDIAGLVAGASKGEGLGNQFLANIRETDAIVHVVRCFEDPDVIHTMGTVDPVRDIEIITTELILADLDAVTKRIEKTQKKAKSGDKEAQAEIQLLERLSPHLNANRPANILPASDEEKKLLQHFQLLSAKPVLYACNVAEAELAAAEDNPFVKQVAEFVRTHHDAAYVPISARIEAELIDLAPEEAKEFLKDLGVDDSGVSQLIRGTYALLGLQTYFTAGEKEVRAWTIKKGWKAPQAAGVIHTDFEKGFIKAEVVAYDDLVRLGSTAAARESGKYRLEGKDYVFADGDVALFRFNN; translated from the coding sequence ATGCTCAAAGCCGGAATCGTCGGACTTCCCAATGTAGGCAAGTCCACCCTCTTCAATGCCCTGACCCGCTCCCGAAAGGCTGAGGCGGCCAACTATCCGTTCTGCACGATCGATCCCAACATCGGCGTCGTGACCGTCCCCGACGATCGTCTCGCCGCCTTGCAGAAAATTGCCAAAACCAGCGTGGTCATTCCCGCCGCAATCGAGTTCGTCGACATCGCCGGGCTGGTTGCCGGGGCGAGCAAGGGCGAGGGGCTGGGCAACCAATTCCTCGCCAATATCCGCGAGACCGATGCCATCGTCCACGTCGTTCGCTGCTTCGAGGATCCCGATGTCATCCATACCATGGGGACGGTGGATCCGGTGCGCGACATTGAGATCATCACCACCGAGCTGATACTCGCCGACCTCGATGCGGTGACCAAGCGCATCGAGAAAACGCAGAAGAAGGCGAAGAGCGGCGACAAGGAAGCCCAGGCGGAAATCCAGCTCCTTGAACGCCTGAGTCCCCACCTCAATGCCAACAGGCCCGCAAACATTCTGCCCGCCTCCGATGAGGAAAAAAAACTCCTTCAGCATTTCCAGCTCCTCAGCGCAAAGCCTGTTCTGTACGCCTGCAATGTCGCCGAGGCCGAGCTGGCTGCGGCGGAGGACAATCCGTTCGTCAAGCAGGTCGCTGAATTTGTCAGAACGCATCACGATGCCGCCTATGTTCCCATCAGCGCCAGAATCGAGGCTGAGCTGATCGATCTCGCACCCGAGGAGGCGAAGGAGTTTCTCAAAGACCTCGGTGTGGATGACTCCGGAGTCTCCCAGTTGATCCGCGGCACCTATGCACTGCTTGGCTTGCAAACCTATTTTACCGCCGGTGAGAAGGAGGTCCGCGCCTGGACGATCAAGAAGGGATGGAAGGCTCCGCAGGCGGCGGGAGTGATCCACACGGATTTCGAGAAGGGCTTCATCAAGGCTGAGGTCGTCGCCTACGACGACCTTGTTCGACTCGGCAGCACTGCAGCTGCGAGAGAGAGCGGAAAGTACCGTCTCGAAGGCAAGGACTACGTCTTTGCCGATGGCGACGTCGCCCTCTTCCGTTTCAACAACTGA
- a CDS encoding glucose-1-phosphate adenylyltransferase translates to MTLEKRVLAVIMGGGRGTRLYPLTMERCKPAVPLAGKYRLVDIPISNCINSGINRIFLLTQFNTASLHRHIRNTYNFDAFGGGFVDILSAEQTEKSVDWYQGTADAVRRNLIHYRAFNHDFVLILSGDQLYRMDYMKIIEEHIANDADVTIAGIPFPASRVEGLGLMRVGDDLAVNGFVEKPKDPAVIAGLALSESIEAKLTTRSDEKRCLASMGIYVFNRQVLAEALDNSMTDFGKEVIPSLLGKRRIFTHIFEGYWEDIGTVAAFFDANLHLAHPLPPFNFFDERAPIYTSARFLPASKINKCQIDHVVIGDGSIVTDCALHRCVLGIRSYLGEGTNLEDVIVMGSDFYEGEAEIAANAVKGVPNIGIGRNCRIRKAIIDKNTRIGDNVVLSPEGKPDGTYAHGVLIRDRILIVPKGVVVPHGTVV, encoded by the coding sequence ATGACTCTCGAAAAACGTGTATTGGCCGTAATCATGGGCGGCGGGCGGGGCACCCGGCTCTATCCGCTCACCATGGAACGCTGCAAGCCGGCGGTGCCGCTTGCGGGGAAATACCGGCTCGTCGACATCCCGATCAGCAACTGCATAAATTCGGGCATCAACCGGATTTTTCTGCTGACCCAGTTCAACACCGCCTCCCTTCATCGGCATATCCGAAACACCTACAATTTCGATGCCTTTGGAGGCGGATTTGTTGATATTCTTTCCGCTGAACAGACGGAGAAGAGTGTGGACTGGTATCAGGGAACTGCGGACGCGGTGCGACGAAACCTCATCCATTACCGGGCCTTCAACCATGACTTCGTGCTGATTCTCTCCGGCGACCAGCTCTATCGGATGGATTACATGAAGATCATCGAGGAGCATATTGCGAATGACGCGGATGTCACCATTGCAGGCATTCCGTTTCCGGCCTCCCGCGTTGAGGGCCTCGGACTGATGAGAGTGGGCGACGACCTTGCGGTGAATGGCTTTGTTGAAAAGCCGAAGGATCCAGCGGTCATCGCGGGTCTCGCGCTGAGCGAAAGCATTGAGGCGAAACTGACCACGCGGAGCGACGAGAAGCGCTGCCTGGCGTCGATGGGCATTTATGTTTTCAACAGGCAGGTTCTTGCGGAGGCTCTCGACAATTCAATGACCGATTTTGGCAAGGAGGTCATTCCCAGCCTTCTGGGCAAGCGGCGTATTTTCACCCATATTTTCGAGGGCTACTGGGAGGACATTGGAACGGTGGCGGCATTCTTCGACGCCAATCTTCACCTCGCGCATCCGCTGCCTCCCTTCAACTTCTTCGATGAGCGCGCGCCCATCTACACATCGGCGCGTTTCCTTCCGGCGTCAAAGATCAACAAATGCCAGATCGACCACGTCGTCATTGGCGATGGCTCGATCGTGACGGACTGCGCGCTTCACCGCTGCGTGTTGGGCATTCGTTCGTACCTGGGGGAGGGGACCAACCTGGAGGACGTGATCGTCATGGGCTCCGACTTCTACGAAGGTGAGGCCGAGATCGCAGCCAATGCCGTCAAGGGAGTTCCGAACATCGGCATTGGCCGCAACTGCAGGATCCGCAAGGCCATCATCGACAAGAATACGCGGATCGGGGACAACGTCGTGTTGTCACCTGAGGGAAAGCCGGACGGCACTTACGCGCACGGGGTGCTCATTCGAGATCGCATTTTGATCGTGCCCAAGGGAGTCGTCGTGCCCCATGGCACAGTCGTCTGA
- a CDS encoding dipeptidase — translation MFDPVEKLKEYVRHPSVSADSSCKAGMAGAREFVAGLLKSIGFSVEIAATGLHPVILAKRTGPDSWPHVMIYGHYDVQPVDPLNLWTSAPFEPEVRNGRIYGRGTADNKGPLMVHIAAVAGLLQRRPDLPLRITFLIEGEEEMGSPSFSGFLEKHRDKLKADFVLLSDTGSPSEDQVVITCGLRGLMLFDLEVTTAGTDLHSGLHGGVLRNPIQALAEICASLHSPDGRVNVPGFYDDVLDVEPWERRELAKLDGDLESYRRFLGIRKFHTPEGYGPMEAVRFLPTLEFNGIGGGYQGEGTKTVIPSRAFAKISCRLVPSQDPDRIRELVYRTVRERAPDDVTIRLVDQHDGVPYVVVPPDRSNTPKDQSPVLARAFRSADKAITEVFGRPPLYLREGGSIPIIGEIKRILGLDSLMIGLFLPEDNLHAPNESFSLGVMKKGMQASERILESLAGSKQPAAD, via the coding sequence ATGTTTGATCCTGTTGAAAAACTGAAGGAGTACGTCCGGCACCCGAGTGTCTCGGCCGATTCGAGCTGCAAGGCGGGGATGGCCGGAGCGCGTGAATTTGTCGCGGGTCTGCTGAAATCGATCGGATTCTCGGTCGAAATCGCCGCGACCGGGCTTCATCCGGTCATTCTGGCGAAACGAACGGGACCGGATTCCTGGCCGCACGTGATGATCTACGGACACTACGACGTGCAGCCCGTGGATCCGCTCAATCTGTGGACATCCGCGCCCTTTGAGCCCGAGGTTCGCAACGGGCGGATCTACGGACGTGGAACGGCCGACAACAAGGGGCCGCTCATGGTGCACATTGCGGCGGTCGCCGGGCTGCTGCAGAGGCGTCCCGACCTGCCCCTGCGCATTACCTTTCTCATTGAAGGGGAGGAGGAGATGGGGAGCCCCAGTTTTTCGGGGTTTCTGGAGAAGCACAGGGACAAGTTGAAGGCCGATTTCGTGCTGCTGTCGGACACGGGGAGCCCCAGCGAGGACCAGGTCGTCATCACGTGCGGGCTCCGGGGACTCATGCTGTTCGATCTCGAAGTGACAACGGCAGGGACCGATTTGCACTCCGGCCTTCATGGCGGAGTATTGAGGAATCCGATACAGGCGCTGGCGGAAATCTGCGCCTCCCTGCACAGCCCGGACGGACGGGTGAACGTGCCCGGTTTCTACGATGACGTGCTCGATGTGGAGCCGTGGGAGAGGCGGGAACTGGCGAAGCTCGACGGAGACTTGGAGAGCTATCGAAGATTTCTGGGTATCCGGAAATTTCATACGCCTGAAGGCTATGGGCCGATGGAGGCGGTCCGCTTTCTGCCGACGCTGGAGTTCAATGGCATTGGCGGAGGCTACCAGGGAGAGGGAACGAAGACGGTCATTCCGAGCCGGGCGTTCGCCAAGATTTCCTGCCGGCTGGTTCCGAGCCAGGATCCGGACAGGATCAGGGAGCTTGTCTATCGCACCGTGCGTGAACGTGCGCCGGATGACGTGACCATCCGCCTCGTCGACCAGCACGATGGGGTTCCGTATGTTGTGGTGCCCCCCGACCGGTCAAATACGCCAAAGGATCAGTCACCCGTGCTGGCCCGGGCGTTTCGTTCGGCGGACAAGGCGATCACGGAGGTCTTTGGCAGACCGCCGCTCTATCTGCGTGAAGGTGGGAGCATTCCCATCATTGGAGAGATCAAGCGCATCCTTGGACTCGACTCCCTGATGATCGGCCTCTTTCTTCCCGAGGACAACCTGCATGCCCCGAACGAGAGCTTCAGCCTCGGTGTGATGAAGAAAGGCATGCAGGCGTCTGAACGGATTCTGGAGTCGCTGGCCGGCTCGAAGCAGCCGGCTGCTGACTGA
- the trpE gene encoding anthranilate synthase component I, protein MTIFPDRDAFLRLAKSANVIPVYTDLMADFETPVSAYAKLRDAGPSYLLESVEGGETLSRYSFIGCRPRKTLACGPETTEIRTPGAPPKVVPTPADPLTLLEDEMRGFHPVSLPGLPRFTGGAVGFIGYEYATRVEPTVPAAKDDELGLPMLYFMLSDSLLIFDRAKQTLRLCVNAHVAGDPEGAYQSATTELAHLFDLLRKPRELAPAPLVNPGAIGVPPGNFTQAGFEKAVADGKEFIRAGDIIQFVPSQRFSRPFTKSPLDLYRALRTVNPSPYMFILDTGDFAIVGASPEVHVRLTDGRVEIRPIAGTRRRGATASEDHALEKELLADEKERAEHLMLVDLARNDIGRVCRFGSVTVPEMMVIERYSHVMHIVSQVEGTIDEGRTAYDLMRATFPAGTVSGAPKIRAMQIIAGTEPTQRGFYAGALGYFGYDGNLDSCIMLRTSLLKNGRIYIQAGAGVVADSDPASEFQETINKASALFKAVAIAERL, encoded by the coding sequence ATGACAATCTTTCCCGATCGCGACGCTTTCCTCCGCCTCGCCAAGTCCGCCAACGTGATTCCCGTCTATACGGACCTGATGGCTGACTTCGAAACACCCGTTTCAGCCTATGCGAAACTTCGCGATGCCGGACCATCGTACCTCCTCGAATCGGTGGAAGGCGGTGAAACGCTTTCACGTTACAGTTTCATCGGCTGCCGCCCGCGAAAGACTCTGGCCTGCGGCCCGGAGACAACGGAAATCAGAACACCCGGCGCGCCGCCAAAAGTCGTGCCGACACCGGCGGACCCGCTGACGCTGCTCGAAGACGAAATGCGGGGGTTTCATCCGGTGAGCCTGCCGGGCCTGCCGCGCTTCACCGGCGGCGCCGTCGGATTCATCGGCTATGAATATGCGACCCGGGTGGAACCAACCGTTCCGGCTGCGAAGGATGACGAGCTCGGGCTGCCGATGCTCTATTTCATGCTTTCGGATTCGCTCCTCATCTTTGACAGGGCGAAGCAGACCCTTCGCCTCTGCGTCAACGCACACGTGGCCGGCGATCCTGAAGGCGCGTATCAATCCGCCACGACGGAGCTCGCACACCTCTTCGACCTCCTGCGCAAACCCCGCGAATTGGCTCCAGCGCCGCTCGTCAATCCCGGTGCGATAGGTGTCCCCCCGGGCAACTTCACACAGGCCGGTTTCGAGAAGGCTGTCGCCGATGGAAAGGAATTCATTCGCGCCGGCGACATCATCCAGTTTGTTCCGTCCCAGCGCTTCTCCAGGCCTTTCACCAAATCACCGCTCGATCTTTACCGGGCCCTGCGCACGGTCAACCCGTCGCCATACATGTTCATTCTGGACACAGGTGATTTTGCGATCGTCGGCGCCTCGCCTGAAGTGCACGTGAGATTGACCGACGGGCGGGTCGAGATCCGCCCGATCGCCGGCACGCGCAGGCGCGGCGCCACCGCTTCGGAGGATCACGCCCTGGAAAAGGAGCTCCTCGCCGACGAGAAGGAGCGCGCCGAGCACCTGATGCTGGTGGATCTGGCGCGGAACGACATCGGCCGGGTCTGCCGCTTCGGCAGCGTCACGGTGCCGGAAATGATGGTCATCGAGCGTTACTCGCACGTGATGCACATCGTTTCGCAGGTCGAGGGAACAATCGACGAGGGAAGGACGGCCTACGATCTCATGCGTGCGACGTTTCCCGCGGGCACCGTTTCCGGCGCCCCCAAGATCCGGGCCATGCAGATCATCGCTGGCACTGAACCAACCCAGCGCGGATTCTACGCCGGTGCTCTCGGTTACTTCGGTTATGATGGCAATCTTGACTCCTGCATCATGCTGCGGACGTCTCTGTTGAAAAACGGAAGGATCTACATTCAGGCCGGTGCTGGAGTCGTCGCCGACAGCGATCCCGCATCTGAATTCCAGGAAACGATCAACAAGGCTTCGGCCCTGTTCAAGGCGGTGGCGATAGCTGAGCGACTTTGA
- the rplS gene encoding 50S ribosomal protein L19, translating into MNPIIKEITANQVKSDRPPFKVGDGVRVHTKVREGDKERVQIFAGVVIALKGSGIHETFTVRRISYGEGVERVFPVNSPNVVKIEVEKESEIMRARLYYLRDREGKAAMAVKRKAYDEKAATEAAPVASN; encoded by the coding sequence ATGAACCCGATCATCAAAGAAATCACCGCAAACCAGGTGAAATCCGACCGTCCCCCCTTCAAGGTGGGGGATGGCGTTCGAGTGCACACGAAGGTGCGCGAAGGCGACAAGGAGCGCGTGCAGATCTTTGCAGGCGTGGTGATCGCATTGAAAGGATCAGGCATTCACGAGACGTTCACCGTTCGCCGCATCAGCTATGGCGAGGGGGTGGAGCGTGTGTTCCCGGTGAACTCGCCCAATGTGGTGAAGATCGAGGTGGAGAAGGAGTCCGAAATCATGCGGGCCCGTCTGTATTACCTGCGCGATCGTGAAGGAAAGGCCGCCATGGCCGTCAAGCGCAAGGCCTACGACGAGAAGGCTGCCACCGAGGCGGCTCCTGTCGCATCCAATTGA
- a CDS encoding M48 family metallopeptidase: MNLRIFAAMLAVGVLAGCSTVPETGRHQVMLVSPSEEAQMGLSAFDQIKKEEKVSQDPAANAQVQRVGRRIAQSVGRDIPNARWEFVVFDSPQVNAFALPGGKVGVYTGLLKLVSSDDELAAVMGHEIAHVSSRHGAERTSQNYLVAGGAALAQIGMDMKQVDPSKRAAIMSAYGLAANLGALLPYSRLHESEADRIGLRFAAGAGYDPRAAVTFWKKMAAKSANQGKPPVWLSTHPSDQQRIRNLEELAPQYMATYEQARQKYQ, translated from the coding sequence TCCACGGTTCCGGAGACGGGCAGGCACCAGGTGATGCTCGTATCGCCGTCTGAAGAAGCCCAGATGGGCCTGAGTGCATTTGATCAGATCAAAAAGGAGGAAAAGGTTTCGCAGGATCCGGCTGCGAACGCCCAGGTTCAGCGCGTGGGCAGGCGGATCGCGCAGTCCGTCGGACGCGACATTCCGAATGCGCGGTGGGAGTTCGTCGTTTTCGATTCTCCGCAGGTCAATGCCTTCGCGCTGCCGGGAGGCAAGGTGGGCGTGTACACCGGATTGCTCAAGCTGGTGTCCTCCGATGACGAGCTGGCCGCGGTCATGGGGCATGAGATCGCCCATGTCAGTTCCAGGCACGGTGCGGAGCGAACCTCGCAGAATTACCTGGTTGCCGGCGGTGCGGCGCTGGCGCAGATCGGCATGGACATGAAGCAGGTGGATCCTTCCAAGCGTGCGGCCATCATGAGCGCCTACGGCCTCGCGGCCAATCTCGGGGCGCTGCTTCCCTATTCGCGTCTTCATGAATCCGAGGCCGACCGCATTGGTCTGCGGTTTGCGGCGGGTGCCGGGTATGATCCCCGCGCGGCGGTGACTTTCTGGAAAAAGATGGCGGCAAAAAGCGCGAATCAGGGCAAGCCGCCGGTGTGGCTGTCGACCCACCCGTCGGATCAGCAGCGCATTCGCAATCTTGAGGAACTCGCGCCGCAGTACATGGCGACGTACGAGCAGGCCCGTCAAAAGTACCAATAG